The following proteins are co-located in the Corynebacterium kalinowskii genome:
- a CDS encoding DUF4185 domain-containing protein, with protein MIGDLLGPGISDHLGFRSGDLGEMAPLTGKEFAIIFGDSFRGQYLGDGEWMSPVGAVAEMKNGKITMKRPLNDGKRVEQLIKYQHNDRGLTLLPSDVINVDGTLYMQAMWNEGVGNVLSTEIWKSTDQGKTWTSISRLPANYMGGMANLISWERGADGWIYMVSSQFKRADDVYLTRFRPTDFGHPERWEHLGKILNADAGEMSLRLIDGHWVLAMFNAASASIEIRISDRIDRDWNELKPAHVVAGWDGWNVTQNENNFTQLYGGYIVPGSTIENMDIVVSQWNTSTNRRYNSTQFNIKGLESFQFEPRMQARSMRMESEPELQVTVTEVTESGTTDPISVVPLD; from the coding sequence ATGATCGGCGATCTCCTCGGCCCGGGCATCTCGGATCACCTCGGTTTTCGTTCGGGAGACCTCGGCGAAATGGCACCCCTGACGGGCAAGGAGTTCGCGATCATCTTCGGGGACTCTTTCCGCGGCCAGTACCTCGGCGATGGCGAGTGGATGAGCCCAGTGGGCGCGGTCGCGGAGATGAAAAATGGCAAGATCACCATGAAGCGCCCGCTCAATGATGGCAAAAGGGTCGAGCAGCTCATTAAGTACCAGCACAATGATCGTGGCCTGACGCTCCTGCCGAGCGATGTCATCAATGTCGACGGCACGCTGTACATGCAGGCGATGTGGAACGAGGGCGTGGGGAATGTCCTGTCTACGGAAATCTGGAAGTCCACGGATCAAGGCAAGACATGGACGTCGATAAGCAGGCTCCCAGCGAACTACATGGGCGGCATGGCCAACCTCATCTCGTGGGAACGCGGCGCTGACGGCTGGATCTACATGGTGAGCTCGCAGTTTAAGCGCGCCGACGATGTCTACCTCACGCGCTTTCGCCCCACCGATTTCGGGCATCCCGAGCGTTGGGAGCACCTGGGCAAGATCCTGAATGCGGATGCGGGTGAGATGTCGCTGCGCCTTATCGACGGCCATTGGGTCCTCGCCATGTTCAACGCAGCATCCGCCTCGATTGAAATCCGCATCTCCGACCGCATCGACCGCGATTGGAATGAGCTGAAGCCCGCGCACGTTGTCGCTGGTTGGGACGGGTGGAACGTCACCCAGAACGAGAATAACTTCACGCAGCTGTACGGCGGGTACATCGTGCCGGGCTCGACGATCGAGAATATGGACATCGTGGTGTCGCAGTGGAACACCAGCACCAACCGGCGCTACAACTCCACCCAGTTCAACATCAAGGGGCTGGAGAGCTTCCAGTTCGAGCCACGGATGCAAGCCCGGTCCATGCGAATGGAGTCGGAGCCGGAACTGCAGGTAACGGTCACTGAAGTGACGGAATCCGGGACCACCGACCCAATCTCAGTGGTGCCGCTGGATTAG
- a CDS encoding metal-sensitive transcriptional regulator: MTHDHGYTPAKDNYLARLRRIEGQIRGIHRMVEEDEYCIDILTQISAATSALENVALGLLSDHIEHCVVGAARAGDPSEKIAEVEAAIKRMVK; encoded by the coding sequence ATGACGCATGATCACGGCTACACGCCAGCTAAAGACAACTACCTGGCGCGCCTGCGCCGCATCGAGGGCCAGATCCGGGGCATTCACCGCATGGTGGAAGAAGACGAATATTGCATCGACATCCTCACCCAAATCTCGGCGGCCACCAGCGCTTTGGAAAACGTGGCGCTGGGATTGCTCAGCGACCACATCGAGCACTGCGTCGTCGGGGCGGCGCGCGCGGGCGACCCTTCCGAAAAGATCGCCGAGGTTGAGGCCGCGATCAAACGGATGGTCAAGTAA
- a CDS encoding DUF4040 family protein translates to MTLLLVLALTGAAVAASPLLVRVLDRQAGWPLAAIFLAAAAVLAQHPRGVNVPWALGASFALEADGLSFFFAMLALLIGAAVFIYSAAYLPKRKGNTSFYVIMSAFMLAVLTLVLADDIVLLFAGWELVSIASFLLIARSGSGGQAGAMRTLILTFVGGLTLLVALALLVTQAGTTSLSAITQGSYEHVEIIAVLIAISAFTKAAQLPFHFWLPEAMAAATPVSAFLHAAAVVKAGIYLLLRFSGLFSDVAIWRFGLMGIGMTTAIMAALFAIQKTDLKQLTAYSTVSHLGWLVAVIGVGTPLALAAALVHTLAHAMFKSSLFMLIGVVDHQTGTRDIRRLGPLYKQMPFTFASMCIAAASMASIPPLLGFVSKESMLAAFEEYPVMLVLAALAALLTFTYSARIVFGAFIDGPRQLDHVKEAPVALWLPAALPALLSVPLALAVGVLDGPVSSAVQAIGFEYEAHLALWHGVNLPLVVSLVVLTVGVIGVVFRARLLAPLAGKQLLPFTGASLLDRLVADSHRLGRAFGEIANSFSPARHLAWPFLGLSTLMAFGFFSQLDGAGFAPRVPGIDRAWDLIPLGLAALAVPSLIRTNSRLAATLLLSAVGVGVTFQVLVLGAPDVALTQFMVELLVIVMMMMVLRHHPRGFYPVSPKRKFWTGAIALGAGLSSFFIVYGLLGRHERPELAMWYLEEAPKISGGANVVNTILVEFRGFDTMGELTVLGMAAIAIAAVIGSMPRQETQELAEFPEPARNALPLQYLVRLLTPVLAVLSFLIFMRGHNAPGGGFIAALVASSIFMLKYLSSDRDEPVVSRNVPFLLSGFGVITALFAGFLGLLKGGFLYAIHGHILGEHVTTSMIFDLGVFLAVLGMVTLGINELGQRKRPGVEHTPYERPADSPIPEPLAPSKKGDH, encoded by the coding sequence ATGACCCTGCTCCTCGTACTTGCGTTAACTGGGGCAGCTGTGGCGGCATCTCCGCTGCTGGTGCGCGTTTTGGATCGACAGGCAGGCTGGCCCCTGGCTGCAATCTTTCTCGCCGCGGCGGCTGTCCTCGCCCAGCATCCTCGGGGCGTCAACGTCCCTTGGGCCCTCGGCGCGTCGTTCGCGCTGGAGGCGGACGGATTGTCGTTCTTTTTCGCGATGCTCGCCCTCCTCATCGGCGCCGCCGTCTTTATTTATTCAGCGGCGTACCTCCCCAAACGCAAGGGCAACACCAGCTTTTATGTGATCATGTCCGCGTTCATGCTCGCGGTGCTCACGCTGGTGCTTGCCGACGACATCGTCCTCCTGTTCGCCGGGTGGGAACTCGTCTCTATTGCTTCCTTCCTGTTGATCGCTCGGTCCGGTTCGGGCGGGCAGGCTGGCGCCATGCGCACCTTAATTCTGACGTTCGTTGGTGGTCTGACCCTGCTCGTCGCGTTGGCGCTGCTGGTGACGCAGGCGGGGACGACGTCTTTGTCCGCCATCACCCAAGGCTCCTACGAGCACGTCGAGATCATTGCCGTGCTCATTGCGATTTCGGCATTTACCAAGGCCGCGCAGTTGCCCTTCCACTTCTGGCTGCCCGAGGCCATGGCGGCCGCCACCCCGGTGTCGGCATTCCTGCACGCCGCAGCAGTGGTCAAAGCAGGTATTTACCTATTGCTGCGCTTTTCAGGGTTGTTTTCGGACGTGGCCATTTGGCGCTTCGGGCTCATGGGCATCGGCATGACCACCGCGATCATGGCAGCCCTCTTCGCGATTCAGAAAACCGACCTCAAGCAGCTCACCGCCTACTCCACGGTCTCCCACCTCGGCTGGCTTGTGGCCGTGATTGGCGTGGGCACGCCGCTGGCCCTGGCAGCAGCACTGGTGCACACCCTGGCGCACGCGATGTTCAAGTCTTCGCTGTTCATGCTGATCGGCGTGGTCGATCACCAGACCGGCACCCGCGATATCCGCCGCCTCGGCCCGCTGTACAAGCAGATGCCGTTCACCTTCGCGTCCATGTGCATCGCGGCAGCATCGATGGCCTCGATCCCGCCGCTGCTGGGTTTCGTGTCCAAGGAATCCATGCTGGCCGCCTTCGAGGAATACCCGGTCATGCTGGTGTTGGCGGCGTTGGCTGCCCTGCTGACCTTCACTTACTCGGCGCGCATCGTTTTTGGCGCGTTTATCGACGGCCCTCGCCAGCTCGACCATGTCAAGGAAGCTCCCGTCGCGCTGTGGCTCCCAGCCGCCCTTCCTGCGTTGCTCTCGGTGCCATTGGCGCTGGCAGTAGGTGTGCTGGACGGCCCGGTCTCCAGCGCGGTCCAAGCGATCGGCTTTGAGTACGAAGCACACCTGGCCCTGTGGCACGGCGTCAACCTGCCACTCGTGGTGTCCCTTGTGGTGCTCACTGTGGGTGTCATCGGCGTGGTATTCCGAGCTAGGTTGCTCGCTCCGCTCGCCGGCAAGCAGCTGCTGCCGTTCACAGGCGCGTCCCTGCTAGATCGTCTGGTCGCGGACAGCCACCGCCTGGGACGCGCATTCGGAGAGATCGCCAATTCCTTCTCCCCTGCGCGCCACCTGGCTTGGCCGTTCCTTGGACTTTCGACTCTGATGGCATTCGGGTTCTTCTCTCAACTCGATGGCGCCGGCTTCGCCCCGCGTGTTCCGGGCATCGACCGCGCGTGGGACCTGATTCCGCTCGGACTCGCGGCACTGGCCGTGCCGTCGCTCATCCGCACCAATTCACGACTAGCCGCCACCCTGCTGCTGTCTGCGGTGGGCGTGGGCGTGACCTTCCAGGTCCTCGTGCTGGGCGCACCGGACGTCGCGCTGACGCAGTTCATGGTGGAGCTGCTGGTCATCGTCATGATGATGATGGTGCTGCGCCACCACCCACGTGGTTTCTATCCAGTGTCCCCGAAGCGGAAGTTCTGGACGGGGGCTATCGCCCTGGGCGCTGGCCTATCCAGCTTCTTCATCGTCTACGGCCTGCTGGGCCGCCACGAACGCCCGGAGCTGGCGATGTGGTACTTGGAGGAAGCACCAAAGATTTCCGGTGGCGCGAACGTGGTGAACACGATCCTGGTCGAGTTCCGTGGCTTCGATACGATGGGCGAGCTCACCGTGCTAGGCATGGCCGCCATCGCGATCGCCGCGGTGATCGGTTCGATGCCTCGCCAGGAGACTCAAGAGTTGGCGGAATTCCCGGAGCCTGCTCGGAATGCGCTTCCGTTGCAGTACCTGGTTCGTCTGCTGACACCGGTTCTGGCCGTGTTGTCCTTCTTGATTTTCATGCGTGGCCACAACGCCCCTGGTGGCGGCTTCATCGCTGCGCTGGTCGCTTCCAGCATCTTCATGCTCAAATACTTGTCTTCTGATCGCGATGAGCCCGTGGTTTCACGCAACGTGCCGTTTCTGCTGTCCGGGTTCGGCGTGATCACGGCCCTGTTCGCCGGCTTCCTGGGCCTGCTCAAGGGTGGTTTCCTCTACGCCATCCACGGCCACATTCTGGGTGAGCACGTCACTACCTCGATGATCTTTGACCTCGGTGTGTTCCTCGCGGTGCTCGGCATGGTGACGCTCGGCATCAACGAGTTGGGCCAACGAAAACGCCCTGGCGTGGAGCACACTCCGTACGAGAGACCCGCAGATAGCCCGATTCCTGAACCGCTCGCCCCTTCCAAAAAAGGAGACCACTGA
- a CDS encoding cation:proton antiporter subunit C, which translates to MILALTISILMAGGVYLVLQRGMYRLVLGMSLIGHAGNLTILALGVPRWRAEPINSPLDLAADPLPQAFVLTAIVIAMATTTYMLALSAVGYNDDTRSKRAARLELAPLITTARNVHPLPEDSARVQRVKAAEADQ; encoded by the coding sequence ATGATCTTGGCACTGACCATTTCGATCCTCATGGCCGGCGGTGTCTACCTGGTGCTGCAACGCGGCATGTACCGGCTGGTCCTGGGCATGTCCCTAATCGGGCACGCAGGAAATCTCACCATCTTGGCGCTGGGTGTCCCACGGTGGCGCGCGGAGCCGATCAACTCGCCCCTCGACCTGGCCGCCGACCCGCTGCCACAGGCGTTCGTGCTGACGGCCATCGTGATCGCCATGGCCACCACCACGTACATGTTGGCGCTGTCTGCCGTAGGTTACAACGATGACACCAGGTCCAAGCGAGCTGCTCGTTTGGAGCTGGCACCACTGATCACCACAGCCCGCAACGTCCACCCATTGCCGGAAGACTCCGCGCGCGTCCAACGCGTCAAGGCAGCGGAGGCCGACCAATGA
- a CDS encoding monovalent cation/H+ antiporter subunit D family protein, with the protein MILPLFLAFPLLAAAIAAVSPWRFLRIALMLGIPTAGLIGGIWLFQQGTIAHSIGLYVGGVAIPYVSDEFSAVMIIATSLVALFSLLFAVFAGETTSRFFPSLALMLLGGVYGALLTADLFNLFVMVEIMLLPSYALLAMTGGRSRLAAGRMFVLSNLLASTMLVMGVGVVYGVSGTVNFAALAGAADEGPVAIAMGIVVLALAIKAGVFPMHTWLPRTYPSTSSAVMGLFSGLHTKVAVYALFRIYIVIFDGSERWAAFIIAVMVVSMLVGGFAGLGESTIRRVLAYQMVNGMPFILVMLAFSTSGALTAGIFYAVHHMVTVGSLILTTGAIEETYGTGTLSKLSGIARRDPWTSTFWAAGAFSLVGFPPFSGMWGKVAIVMEAATFRSWVLIAAIVLASIGALLSLLRVWRRVFWGKPPTRYPSTLVVAPIKALPGGALLACSLLMFVFAGPLFDVCSAAATSLLDVPGYTSAILGADPIGVVQ; encoded by the coding sequence ATGATCCTCCCTCTCTTCCTAGCCTTCCCACTGCTCGCGGCAGCTATCGCAGCGGTCAGCCCCTGGCGGTTCCTCAGAATTGCCCTCATGTTGGGTATCCCTACCGCGGGTCTGATCGGCGGCATCTGGTTGTTCCAACAGGGCACGATCGCTCACTCGATCGGCCTGTACGTCGGCGGCGTGGCCATCCCCTATGTCTCCGATGAGTTTTCCGCCGTCATGATCATCGCTACCTCCCTGGTGGCCCTGTTCTCCCTGCTCTTCGCAGTGTTCGCGGGAGAAACCACGTCGCGATTCTTCCCGTCACTCGCACTCATGCTGCTCGGCGGCGTGTACGGCGCGCTACTCACGGCCGATCTGTTCAACCTGTTCGTCATGGTGGAGATCATGCTTCTGCCGTCGTACGCGCTGCTGGCGATGACGGGTGGTCGGTCCCGCTTGGCTGCGGGTCGCATGTTCGTGTTGTCGAACCTATTGGCGTCGACAATGCTCGTGATGGGTGTCGGCGTGGTCTACGGCGTATCCGGCACGGTCAACTTCGCGGCGCTGGCCGGGGCCGCCGACGAGGGGCCGGTGGCGATTGCCATGGGCATCGTCGTACTGGCTCTGGCCATCAAGGCGGGCGTTTTCCCGATGCACACCTGGCTGCCGCGCACGTACCCGTCCACCAGTTCTGCGGTGATGGGCCTGTTTTCGGGCCTGCACACGAAGGTGGCGGTGTACGCGCTGTTCCGCATTTACATTGTCATCTTTGATGGTTCCGAGCGCTGGGCCGCGTTCATCATCGCCGTAATGGTGGTGTCGATGCTGGTCGGCGGGTTCGCGGGTCTCGGCGAATCCACCATCCGTCGCGTGCTGGCGTACCAAATGGTCAACGGCATGCCGTTCATTCTGGTCATGCTCGCGTTCTCCACTTCCGGAGCTCTCACCGCCGGTATCTTCTACGCGGTGCACCACATGGTGACGGTGGGCTCGTTGATCCTCACGACCGGCGCGATCGAGGAAACCTACGGCACGGGCACCCTCTCCAAGCTCTCCGGCATTGCGCGTCGTGATCCCTGGACCTCCACTTTCTGGGCCGCCGGTGCCTTCTCACTTGTCGGCTTCCCACCGTTTTCCGGCATGTGGGGCAAGGTCGCAATTGTGATGGAAGCTGCGACGTTTAGGTCCTGGGTGCTCATCGCCGCCATCGTCCTGGCGTCCATCGGCGCGCTGCTGTCACTGCTGCGTGTGTGGCGCCGCGTCTTCTGGGGCAAGCCGCCGACACGCTACCCGTCGACGCTGGTCGTCGCCCCAATCAAGGCCCTGCCCGGTGGCGCGCTGCTCGCCTGCTCCCTGCTCATGTTTGTCTTTGCGGGCCCGCTTTTCGACGTCTGTTCCGCGGCCGCCACGTCGTTGTTGGACGTCCCTGGCTACACGTCCGCTATTTTGGGCGCTGACCCGATTGGAGTGGTCCAATGA
- a CDS encoding monovalent cation/H+ antiporter subunit E, with amino-acid sequence MKFVLWLIGQIFVGALVIVKSAFSPSTGFKPVIVSYPLRVTSDRDIFWFSTCITITPGTLSLGLRGDHLLVHAVYGMDPGEVLAGLAEMEERLVPAVRDIDRGAPGQGPGNPLHSTFVVGHSDDKFGPYTTFEAES; translated from the coding sequence ATGAAATTCGTGTTGTGGCTGATCGGCCAGATTTTCGTGGGCGCGCTGGTGATTGTTAAGTCTGCGTTTTCCCCTTCGACTGGCTTTAAGCCCGTGATCGTTTCCTACCCGCTGCGTGTGACCTCTGATCGAGACATCTTCTGGTTCTCCACCTGCATCACCATCACCCCGGGCACGCTGTCTCTGGGCTTGCGTGGCGACCATCTGCTAGTGCACGCTGTGTACGGCATGGATCCGGGCGAAGTCCTCGCCGGCCTAGCCGAAATGGAGGAACGCCTCGTCCCTGCTGTTCGCGACATTGACCGGGGCGCGCCAGGCCAGGGGCCGGGCAACCCGCTGCACTCGACCTTCGTCGTCGGACACTCCGATGACAAGTTCGGCCCGTACACAACTTTCGAGGCGGAGTCATGA
- a CDS encoding monovalent cation/H+ antiporter complex subunit F, translating to MILYVCLGVIALCLLANLVLILRSDDATRGVVADMVFYLMLSCYAVWTLLWDTSIVYEVILLGSLLGLLSTVSVARILSKGRR from the coding sequence ATGATTCTGTATGTATGCCTAGGTGTCATTGCCCTTTGCCTGCTGGCTAACTTGGTGCTGATCCTGCGTTCCGACGACGCCACCCGAGGCGTTGTCGCCGACATGGTCTTCTACCTCATGCTCTCCTGCTATGCGGTGTGGACCTTGCTCTGGGACACCTCGATCGTCTACGAGGTCATCCTGTTGGGTTCCCTGCTGGGCCTGCTCTCGACCGTGTCCGTCGCCCGCATCCTGTCGAAGGGACGCCGATGA
- a CDS encoding Na+/H+ antiporter subunit G, which translates to MISAVLVICATVFILGTTIALWRAPDALTRINLMGPTVGVALPLLVLAHLFSDPFDWHNLVRALLAIAGLWIVAAVSSFYIARSVHEV; encoded by the coding sequence ATGATTTCCGCTGTTCTCGTTATCTGTGCCACCGTTTTTATCCTCGGCACCACCATCGCCCTCTGGCGCGCCCCCGATGCGCTGACCAGGATCAACCTCATGGGGCCGACCGTAGGCGTGGCCTTGCCGCTGTTGGTTTTGGCGCACCTGTTCTCTGACCCGTTCGACTGGCACAACCTTGTTAGGGCTCTGCTAGCTATTGCCGGGCTGTGGATCGTGGCTGCCGTTTCTTCGTTTTACATCGCCCGGAGTGTGCACGAGGTGTAG
- a CDS encoding Ohr family peroxiredoxin — MSEALYTASVTSTGGGRDGRVTGDFESDIRPPKELGGSGEGANPETLFAAAWAACFNGALQKTMKEAGVSVSDHEPSVTADVTLNKVSDGFRLSGEILVEFAGEPLENASELVAKAHEFCPYSRAVRGDFDAKAGLK, encoded by the coding sequence ATGTCTGAAGCTTTGTACACCGCATCTGTCACCTCTACTGGCGGTGGCCGCGACGGCCGCGTCACCGGCGACTTTGAATCCGACATCCGCCCACCAAAGGAGCTTGGCGGCTCCGGCGAAGGCGCTAACCCAGAGACCCTGTTCGCTGCAGCATGGGCAGCCTGCTTCAACGGCGCACTGCAGAAGACCATGAAGGAAGCTGGCGTATCTGTTTCGGACCACGAGCCTTCCGTGACCGCAGACGTGACCTTGAATAAGGTTTCCGACGGTTTCCGCCTCTCCGGCGAAATCTTGGTTGAGTTCGCAGGCGAGCCACTGGAGAACGCATCCGAATTGGTGGCGAAGGCACACGAGTTCTGCCCGTACTCCCGCGCCGTGCGTGGCGACTTCGATGCGAAGGCCGGCCTGAAGTAG
- a CDS encoding catalase: protein MSKAHEGLNPTESGNTTRLNGSPVASENISVTVGAQGANVLNDFHLIEKLAHFDRERIPERVVHAKGSGAFGELHITEDVSAYTKAGLFQPGTVTPMLARHSTVAGEQGSPDTWRDVRGFALKFYTQEGIYDIVGNNTPVFFIRDGIKFPDFIHSQKRHPGTGLRSAEMQWDFWTRSPESAHQVTYLMGDRGRPRGFRHMDGFGSHTYQWINEAGEAFWVKYHFKTQQGWDYFTDEEASAMEGKDTDFARRDLREAIERGDFPRWDVKVQIMPVAEAEGYRWNPFDLTKTWSQKDYPLIPVGYYELNQNPLNFFAQIEQAAFSPSNLVPGIGFSPDRMLQARGFSYPDTQRYRLGVNFEQLPVNRPICPVNSYAHDGAGTHFFNAPDQPVYSPNGVRGQGYLDDGATSSSGVTHGPATDLYVYPDAHGTDLTRAAYVQHPEDDDFIQPGILVREVLDDAARERLAGNIVRAMDGISAELAERVFQYWTNVDPWLGGRVRELFS from the coding sequence ATGTCTAAAGCTCATGAGGGTCTTAATCCCACTGAATCCGGCAACACCACTCGTCTAAACGGCTCGCCCGTCGCATCTGAAAACATCTCGGTCACCGTCGGCGCTCAGGGCGCCAACGTCCTCAACGATTTCCACCTGATCGAAAAGCTCGCCCACTTCGACCGCGAACGTATCCCAGAGCGCGTCGTCCACGCCAAGGGCTCCGGCGCATTCGGCGAACTCCACATCACCGAAGACGTCTCCGCCTACACCAAGGCGGGTTTGTTCCAGCCCGGCACCGTCACCCCAATGCTTGCCCGCCACTCCACTGTCGCCGGCGAGCAAGGATCCCCGGACACCTGGCGTGACGTGCGCGGATTCGCGCTGAAGTTCTACACGCAAGAAGGCATCTACGACATCGTCGGCAACAACACCCCAGTGTTCTTCATCCGCGACGGCATCAAATTCCCTGACTTCATCCACTCCCAGAAGCGTCACCCTGGCACTGGCCTGCGCAGCGCCGAGATGCAATGGGACTTCTGGACCCGCAGCCCAGAATCCGCACACCAGGTGACCTACCTCATGGGCGACCGTGGCCGCCCGCGCGGCTTCCGTCACATGGACGGCTTCGGCTCCCACACCTACCAGTGGATCAACGAAGCCGGCGAGGCCTTTTGGGTGAAGTACCACTTCAAGACCCAACAGGGCTGGGACTACTTCACTGACGAGGAAGCCTCCGCAATGGAAGGCAAGGACACCGACTTCGCGCGCCGTGACCTGCGCGAAGCCATCGAACGTGGCGACTTCCCACGCTGGGATGTCAAGGTCCAGATCATGCCAGTGGCCGAAGCCGAAGGCTACCGCTGGAACCCATTCGACCTGACCAAGACCTGGTCGCAGAAGGATTACCCGCTCATCCCGGTCGGTTACTACGAGCTCAACCAAAACCCGCTCAACTTCTTCGCTCAGATCGAGCAAGCCGCGTTCTCCCCATCCAACCTGGTTCCAGGCATCGGATTCTCCCCAGACCGTATGCTCCAGGCTCGTGGCTTTTCTTACCCGGACACCCAGCGCTATCGCCTGGGCGTCAACTTCGAGCAGCTGCCGGTCAACCGTCCGATCTGCCCGGTGAATTCCTACGCCCACGACGGCGCTGGCACCCACTTCTTCAACGCTCCTGACCAGCCGGTGTATTCGCCGAACGGTGTGCGTGGCCAGGGCTACCTGGATGATGGGGCTACTTCCTCCTCCGGCGTCACCCACGGCCCTGCCACCGACCTGTACGTCTACCCGGACGCGCACGGCACCGACCTAACCCGCGCCGCCTACGTGCAGCACCCCGAGGATGACGACTTCATCCAGCCAGGTATTTTGGTGCGCGAGGTGCTTGACGACGCCGCTCGCGAGCGACTCGCAGGCAACATCGTTCGCGCTATGGACGGCATCTCTGCTGAGCTTGCCGAGCGAGTATTCCAGTACTGGACCAACGTTGACCCGTGGCTCGGCGGACGCGTGCGGGAGCTTTTTAGCTAG
- a CDS encoding RNA polymerase sigma factor, with amino-acid sequence MSFKPERSDEYVTRLALKAGRGDKSALSEFIELTQGDVWRLLAHLGGRDIADDLTQETYLRVISALPRFSARSSAKTWLLSLARRVWVDNIRHDMARPRKSAVEIEDANAGAAPSSWAEWVDARMLIDALDPDRREALILTQVLGYTYEEAARIAGVRVGTIRSRVARARADMIAASAPSQAVRQA; translated from the coding sequence ATGAGTTTCAAACCCGAGCGCTCTGACGAGTACGTCACCCGCCTGGCCCTCAAGGCTGGTCGGGGCGATAAGAGTGCGCTTAGCGAGTTCATCGAGCTCACTCAAGGTGATGTGTGGCGTCTTCTCGCCCACCTCGGCGGCCGCGACATCGCCGATGACCTCACCCAGGAAACCTACCTGCGTGTAATCAGCGCCCTCCCCCGCTTCTCCGCACGCAGCTCGGCAAAGACGTGGCTGCTTTCCCTCGCGCGCCGCGTGTGGGTGGACAATATTCGTCACGACATGGCCAGGCCCCGCAAGTCTGCGGTGGAGATTGAAGATGCCAATGCCGGCGCTGCGCCGTCTAGCTGGGCGGAGTGGGTCGATGCCCGCATGCTTATCGACGCCCTGGATCCCGACCGCCGTGAGGCCCTAATTCTTACCCAGGTCCTCGGCTACACGTATGAAGAGGCAGCACGCATCGCGGGTGTCCGTGTGGGCACGATTCGGTCACGCGTGGCACGTGCGCGCGCTGACATGATTGCAGCCTCGGCACCGAGCCAAGCTGTTCGACAGGCTTAG